From the genome of Thermococcus chitonophagus, one region includes:
- a CDS encoding ABC transporter permease, whose protein sequence is MGRSLFSYIAIKLLHKIITLIFVILLIYALLRLAPGTPFDQYLYQGKITEEQYERLLEEWGYKDNFITGAIKVLYGMFTFNLFKMKSPVYNKPIIELISVRLPYTLGLVTAAYFFGTMLGMLLGLYCAKNRGTLKESIILWLVLGIRALPVFWLGMVLLYFLAFKAGLFPYLTASELKPQNVFHYMIDWLWHSLLPIIVLSKIYAVSYLLTIRNMTTEEYTSDYVTALRAFGLEENYIVERHVLRNIMPPIITMMAIDIGFLFGGAVVTETVFNYPGMGTLIYEAMWNKDYPVVLASFYIIAIAVIVAITIAEITYAYLDPRIRGE, encoded by the coding sequence ATGGGGAGAAGTCTCTTTTCATATATAGCAATCAAATTGCTCCATAAGATAATAACCTTAATATTTGTAATACTACTCATATATGCCCTCCTTAGACTTGCTCCTGGAACGCCCTTTGATCAATATTTATACCAAGGTAAAATAACCGAAGAACAGTATGAGAGACTTTTGGAAGAGTGGGGATATAAAGATAATTTCATCACAGGAGCTATTAAAGTTCTTTATGGTATGTTTACATTTAATTTATTCAAAATGAAGTCTCCAGTTTATAATAAGCCCATAATTGAACTAATTTCAGTTAGGCTTCCCTATACATTAGGTCTTGTGACTGCTGCATACTTCTTTGGAACTATGTTGGGTATGTTACTTGGATTATATTGTGCAAAAAACCGTGGAACGCTAAAGGAGTCAATAATTTTATGGTTAGTCCTAGGAATTAGGGCCTTGCCTGTATTCTGGTTAGGAATGGTTTTATTATATTTCTTAGCATTTAAAGCGGGGTTATTTCCGTATTTAACAGCATCGGAGTTAAAGCCCCAAAATGTGTTTCATTATATGATTGACTGGTTGTGGCATAGCCTATTGCCCATAATTGTGTTATCCAAAATATATGCCGTTTCATACCTACTTACTATAAGGAACATGACAACAGAGGAGTATACAAGTGATTATGTTACCGCTCTTAGAGCCTTTGGATTGGAGGAGAACTACATTGTCGAAAGACATGTATTGAGAAACATAATGCCCCCAATTATTACGATGATGGCCATAGATATTGGATTCTTATTTGGAGGAGCCGTTGTTACTGAGACAGTGTTCAATTATCCTGGAATGGGTACTCTCATCTATGAGGCAATGTGGAATAAAGATTACCCTGTTGTGTTGGCTTCGTTCTATATCATTGCAATCGCTGTAATAGTTGCAATTACAATAGCCGAGATTACGTATGCATACTTAGATCCTAGAATAAGAGGTGAGTAA
- a CDS encoding ABC transporter substrate-binding protein — MKAPKLLVAAIVGVIILSIGAFPQVLGKPEIELVLATRQWKTFNPLTSSTVYANIVLDKIYEPLIRWDDSGFKLTGALAEKWEFKTNGDKKILTFYLRKGVKWHDGQEVTADDVKYTIELFKKDPATFVNPDPLILQGLEDIKVLDKYTIQLIYDENKAPANSFLEMAFTTLFIVPKHIWENKNIIPDPTASLDKPQQLIGCGPFKVVEIKPDEYVKLEAFPDHYLGKPEVDKVIFKIINDRNQFAMMVAAGEVDAGYHYFFGKYLEEFKKMVAGDPNVQIYRTASKSIHLLAFNFKKGFPYNNLEFRKAIAYAIPVDKIVEKYYGTDGAVLGSMGFLGPFFGDFAEYLPKEKLYPYNPEKAKEILDKLGFKDINGDGYRETPDGKPFEIYLLTRAPGDSFFRDAIGDEIARYLKEVGLKVKVDKAGDYWDKWGAGSWDLAIVGYVPSKPTDLAWFTTDNPGNRIGYSNPKFDELFNEFQKTGDPKIAHQLEEILAKDIPFIALYHPIVATPYRIDHYRGWKPNPRYYTVGYWSLIGSPTKIIKETETKIMTTTSVTTSVIEKTQTIEKKETVTKTETVEKGVCGPAILIALTPLPLILRRKRRK, encoded by the coding sequence GTGAAAGCGCCAAAGTTACTAGTCGCGGCCATAGTTGGAGTTATTATATTAAGCATAGGAGCCTTTCCACAAGTTCTTGGAAAACCAGAGATCGAATTAGTCCTTGCAACAAGACAATGGAAAACCTTCAATCCTCTTACTTCTAGCACAGTGTATGCAAACATAGTTCTTGACAAGATCTATGAACCTTTAATTAGGTGGGATGACAGTGGATTCAAGCTTACAGGAGCATTGGCAGAAAAGTGGGAGTTCAAAACTAATGGAGACAAGAAAATTTTGACGTTTTATTTGAGAAAAGGCGTTAAATGGCACGATGGTCAGGAAGTAACGGCAGATGACGTTAAATATACAATAGAGTTATTTAAGAAAGACCCTGCAACATTCGTTAATCCAGATCCGTTAATTCTTCAGGGACTTGAAGATATTAAAGTGCTAGATAAGTATACAATTCAGTTAATATATGATGAAAATAAAGCTCCTGCAAATTCCTTCCTTGAAATGGCATTTACAACTCTCTTCATAGTTCCAAAGCACATATGGGAGAACAAGAATATAATTCCAGATCCAACGGCTTCCCTAGACAAGCCTCAACAACTCATTGGATGTGGTCCATTTAAGGTTGTAGAGATAAAGCCAGACGAATACGTAAAGTTAGAAGCCTTTCCAGACCACTATCTCGGAAAGCCTGAAGTAGATAAGGTAATTTTCAAGATAATCAATGATAGGAATCAATTTGCAATGATGGTTGCTGCGGGAGAGGTAGATGCAGGATATCATTACTTCTTCGGAAAGTATTTAGAGGAATTCAAGAAGATGGTTGCAGGAGATCCAAATGTTCAGATATACAGGACTGCCTCGAAATCAATCCACTTATTAGCCTTTAACTTCAAGAAAGGGTTCCCCTACAATAATTTGGAATTCAGGAAAGCAATAGCTTATGCAATTCCAGTTGATAAAATTGTTGAAAAGTATTACGGTACCGATGGAGCAGTATTAGGTAGCATGGGATTCTTAGGACCATTCTTCGGAGATTTTGCAGAATACCTTCCAAAAGAAAAGCTTTATCCATATAATCCTGAAAAGGCAAAAGAGATACTTGATAAGCTTGGATTTAAAGATATTAACGGAGATGGATACAGAGAAACACCAGATGGTAAGCCGTTTGAAATTTACCTCCTTACCAGAGCTCCAGGAGACTCATTCTTCAGGGACGCCATTGGAGATGAGATTGCAAGGTACCTGAAGGAAGTTGGATTGAAAGTAAAGGTAGATAAAGCTGGTGATTACTGGGACAAGTGGGGAGCAGGTTCCTGGGATCTTGCAATAGTTGGATACGTGCCATCAAAGCCAACTGATTTGGCATGGTTCACTACGGATAATCCTGGAAATAGGATAGGATACTCGAATCCAAAATTCGATGAACTATTTAATGAATTCCAGAAGACCGGTGATCCGAAAATAGCCCACCAGCTTGAGGAGATACTAGCTAAAGATATTCCATTCATAGCTCTGTATCATCCAATTGTAGCTACTCCCTACAGAATTGATCACTACAGGGGATGGAAGCCCAACCCAAGGTATTACACAGTTGGGTATTGGTCACTAATAGGAAGTCCAACAAAGATCATAAAAGAGACTGAAACAAAAATTATGACAACAACTTCAGTAACTACATCCGTAATCGAAAAGACTCAGACAATAGAGAAGAAAGAGACTGTAACAAAAACTGAAACAGTAGAAAAGGGAGTCTGTGGACCAGCAATTTTGATTGCTTTGACACCACTACCATTAATTTTGAGGAGAAAGAGAAGAAAGTAA
- a CDS encoding neutral/alkaline non-lysosomal ceramidase N-terminal domain-containing protein, producing the protein MSILAGINKVEITPKIPMPMAGYALRVGRSEGILDPLYARILTLNSNLGDPVVIISLDLIRVDNELYQEIIAKISDNIGINKDNIIVTATHTHSGPEISIHFWNSTELGPEDVKLIREYRESLIKSILRAMENIKVKEIESVFAGKVPVHGVASNRIHKEGPIDPECTFLASKNCFLVINYSCHPTILPATNKKFSGDLAGMISSMFENSLNFNVALYLNGAAGNISTRFTRRSQTYGEVKRLATLFYSQFTKGLSVTTKLEGDITIDWKTTKLRSRRIKKEELDKLEEKEREIYEKLKRLKAEECFSPKIRMLESNYLGLRILKKRINKLKRIRKIKIKIAKLVIGNKLLAVFIPGEPFVEYQLEIKRNSPYEYTMVIGYSNGYFGYFPYPGTQLDTYEVYNSIIDPSEYPKFKEEILNFIFE; encoded by the coding sequence ATGAGCATTTTAGCTGGAATAAATAAAGTAGAAATCACCCCAAAAATTCCAATGCCTATGGCTGGATATGCCCTTAGAGTGGGCAGAAGTGAGGGGATATTGGATCCCCTTTATGCTAGGATTCTTACCCTTAATTCTAACTTAGGAGATCCAGTTGTTATAATCTCTTTGGATCTTATCAGGGTTGATAATGAGTTGTATCAAGAAATCATCGCTAAGATTTCGGATAATATTGGAATAAATAAAGATAATATAATTGTCACTGCAACCCATACTCATTCAGGTCCGGAAATTTCGATCCATTTTTGGAATAGCACAGAATTAGGACCTGAAGACGTAAAACTAATCAGGGAATATAGAGAATCCTTAATCAAGTCCATACTTAGAGCTATGGAAAATATCAAGGTAAAAGAAATTGAGAGTGTATTTGCAGGCAAAGTTCCTGTTCATGGGGTTGCGAGTAATAGAATACACAAAGAAGGACCAATTGATCCAGAATGTACGTTTTTAGCGTCAAAAAACTGTTTTTTAGTCATAAATTACTCCTGCCATCCAACAATCTTACCCGCAACAAATAAAAAATTTTCTGGAGATCTTGCGGGAATGATTTCTTCTATGTTCGAGAATTCTCTCAATTTTAACGTAGCCCTATATCTCAATGGAGCTGCTGGAAATATTAGCACTAGGTTTACTAGGAGATCCCAAACTTACGGAGAAGTTAAGAGGCTTGCAACATTATTCTATTCTCAATTTACAAAAGGGCTTTCAGTAACTACCAAACTTGAGGGCGATATTACTATTGATTGGAAGACAACGAAATTAAGATCTAGAAGAATTAAAAAAGAGGAACTTGATAAACTCGAAGAGAAAGAGAGGGAAATTTATGAAAAATTAAAAAGGTTAAAAGCAGAGGAATGTTTTTCACCAAAAATTAGGATGCTTGAAAGTAACTACCTAGGATTAAGAATTCTAAAAAAGAGGATAAATAAGCTAAAGAGGATTCGGAAAATAAAAATAAAAATTGCAAAATTGGTTATAGGTAACAAACTTCTTGCAGTATTTATTCCGGGGGAGCCTTTTGTAGAGTATCAGTTAGAAATTAAGAGGAATTCACCTTATGAATATACCATGGTCATTGGATATTCAAATGGCTATTTTGGATACTTTCCATACCCTGGAACTCAGCTTGATACTTATGAGGTATATAACTCTATTATTGATCCTTCTGAATACCCTAAATTCAAAGAGGAGATCCTCAATTTCATTTTTGAATGA
- a CDS encoding putative glycoside hydrolase, which translates to MNTKKVLGILIVLIFGLSIFQPHYVLAESKNNEEKIVGVWMWPSTYRGYYEKALESFGYKDPFNVTVYPKIPKEIREKALNMAAKQLIQELKNAGITDIFLEVKLTTGYLIYPSKVYPERTYPAYPYNDTNILIPLLKEAHKNGIRVHAWIIVHYDKDFFGKIDPIWHVGKAKYNWKPTPIPGRVRLANKEYLKVLEQISKELISMGFDGIHLDYIRYPHMVYSFSPADIKRAQEYGINVTKVIFAVRHTFYDDVPLQNGSVAGPRDPYYIFKLYLKRDPDIVKWFELRRKDVDSYVGNITKFVHSLKTWDNKVPIVSAALMPDLTRDNILYPKEFQLLHYGQVWSDFVKLGVDWLIPMAYYKDYGEPVKWVGIVKSHVINTAGNVSVPLVGVQTYSVSWEDILNEEKYVFSELGDKKAAIIPLPDDIPSDPNTAEKVIKTLTKINKELYKGNIEGYMTLGILDINGTTIPKGSLIVVGEKAILNNILLQIPMEAIEINKLPKIQAIPLIPPKIAILDVGSEYTVHEVLKELGFQYDIIPAEKIKEGELNKYDILILPPGSGTWEAKLLGKEGSVKVSEFIAGGGGLIGICAGGYAVIKGYNEPTSEIQLVDARLKNWPKWWLGVGIVNVKVVNQSNPVTFGFKDSFKAIYWNGPVFEPYDLKVNTTLGLDVAPYVELVKYVSTDNTEGAFSYGWGDFNKTYVNSVMENASAVIFSKYGEGRIVLFSFHPELTSGDTEYAPNSILDTRYNYRLLFNAVYFVSRKSREITLEPGKGIVYFRWATYKSRLNSPDVSIKVHAQGAMLTVKVVNYGKVEAKNVTVDIVLTLNNTEKVLEISRTLGILSPGEVKYETIILGPSLTPRIGLHKIKVTASVKAENEVSLTTSNNKIEKEYLIMVLPQTPIVLFVPS; encoded by the coding sequence ATGAACACAAAAAAAGTATTGGGAATATTAATAGTCTTAATATTTGGCCTTTCAATATTTCAGCCACACTATGTGTTAGCAGAGAGTAAGAATAATGAAGAGAAGATAGTCGGAGTATGGATGTGGCCCAGTACCTATAGGGGATATTATGAAAAAGCTCTTGAGAGCTTTGGATACAAGGATCCTTTTAATGTCACAGTATACCCAAAGATTCCAAAGGAGATAAGAGAAAAAGCCCTAAATATGGCAGCAAAACAACTTATCCAAGAATTAAAGAATGCCGGTATAACAGATATATTCTTAGAAGTTAAATTAACTACAGGATACTTAATATACCCAAGTAAGGTCTATCCAGAAAGAACATATCCGGCCTATCCATATAATGATACTAATATCCTAATCCCCCTACTGAAGGAGGCTCACAAGAATGGAATTAGGGTACATGCCTGGATAATTGTCCATTATGATAAAGACTTCTTTGGTAAAATAGATCCAATATGGCATGTTGGAAAAGCAAAGTATAACTGGAAGCCGACTCCAATACCTGGCAGGGTAAGATTAGCGAATAAGGAATACCTAAAAGTCCTTGAGCAAATCTCAAAGGAATTAATCTCCATGGGATTCGATGGAATACACTTAGACTATATAAGATATCCACATATGGTATACAGTTTTTCCCCAGCTGATATAAAAAGAGCTCAGGAATATGGGATTAATGTTACAAAGGTAATATTTGCCGTTAGGCACACATTTTATGATGATGTTCCACTGCAAAATGGGAGTGTTGCCGGTCCAAGGGATCCCTATTACATCTTCAAGTTATACCTGAAAAGGGATCCGGACATAGTAAAGTGGTTTGAGCTTAGAAGAAAAGATGTTGATTCATATGTAGGGAATATTACAAAATTCGTTCACTCACTGAAGACTTGGGATAATAAAGTCCCAATAGTCTCTGCCGCATTGATGCCAGACCTGACGAGAGATAACATTCTTTATCCAAAGGAATTTCAACTATTGCACTATGGCCAAGTATGGTCCGATTTTGTGAAGTTAGGGGTAGATTGGTTGATTCCTATGGCCTACTACAAGGACTATGGAGAACCAGTTAAGTGGGTAGGGATTGTTAAGAGCCATGTAATAAATACAGCAGGAAATGTAAGCGTGCCCTTAGTCGGCGTTCAAACATATAGTGTATCTTGGGAAGATATCCTTAATGAGGAAAAATACGTATTCTCTGAACTCGGTGATAAAAAAGCTGCGATAATACCCCTTCCTGATGACATACCTTCAGATCCAAATACCGCTGAAAAGGTAATAAAAACACTCACTAAAATTAACAAAGAGTTATATAAGGGGAACATCGAAGGATACATGACCCTTGGAATCTTGGATATAAATGGAACAACTATTCCAAAGGGTTCTCTCATAGTAGTTGGAGAGAAAGCCATACTAAATAATATCCTCCTCCAGATACCTATGGAGGCCATTGAGATCAACAAACTTCCCAAGATACAAGCAATTCCTTTAATTCCCCCAAAAATCGCGATATTAGATGTTGGATCAGAGTATACCGTACATGAAGTATTGAAAGAACTTGGATTCCAGTACGACATTATCCCAGCAGAAAAAATAAAAGAAGGGGAATTGAACAAATATGACATCTTAATACTACCCCCTGGGAGTGGAACTTGGGAAGCTAAATTACTAGGGAAAGAAGGATCAGTAAAAGTTTCTGAGTTCATTGCCGGTGGAGGAGGTCTAATAGGTATTTGTGCTGGAGGGTACGCCGTAATAAAGGGATATAATGAACCAACTTCCGAAATACAACTTGTTGATGCAAGACTTAAAAACTGGCCAAAGTGGTGGTTAGGAGTAGGGATTGTAAATGTCAAAGTAGTAAACCAAAGCAATCCAGTAACTTTTGGATTTAAAGATAGTTTCAAGGCTATATACTGGAATGGTCCAGTATTTGAACCCTATGACCTAAAGGTAAATACAACACTTGGATTGGATGTTGCTCCCTATGTTGAGCTTGTTAAATATGTATCAACCGACAATACAGAAGGAGCCTTTAGTTATGGATGGGGAGACTTTAATAAAACATACGTAAATAGTGTTATGGAAAATGCATCTGCAGTAATATTCTCAAAATATGGTGAAGGAAGAATAGTCTTATTCAGTTTCCACCCAGAATTAACAAGTGGAGATACAGAGTATGCACCAAATAGTATCCTAGATACTAGGTACAACTATAGGCTACTATTCAACGCAGTGTATTTTGTCTCTAGAAAGAGCAGAGAGATTACTCTTGAACCCGGAAAAGGAATCGTATACTTTAGGTGGGCAACGTACAAGAGTAGATTGAACAGTCCGGATGTCAGTATAAAAGTCCACGCTCAAGGAGCAATGTTAACTGTGAAAGTTGTAAATTATGGAAAGGTAGAAGCAAAGAACGTGACAGTAGATATAGTTCTTACTCTCAATAATACTGAAAAGGTCTTAGAGATTTCCAGAACATTAGGAATATTATCCCCAGGAGAAGTCAAATATGAGACTATAATCCTGGGACCCTCTTTAACCCCAAGAATAGGATTACACAAGATTAAAGTAACTGCCAGTGTAAAAGCTGAAAACGAAGTTTCTTTGACTACAAGCAATAACAAGATTGAAAAAGAATACCTTATCATGGTGCTTCCTCAAACTCCAATAGTTCTTTTTGTCCCTTCATGA
- a CDS encoding BadF/BadG/BcrA/BcrD ATPase family protein, whose translation MLFLGIDAGATKTEAVIIDKKGKVIGIGYGGPANLNSSPLHIVKSSLSKAIIEALSEEDRREHVKSACISIAGTLGGNTKILRDILSEILPNAELIIRRDYEIAHIACFNFEPGIVFIAGTGSIAYGINEKGETIRVGGWGHLVGDEGSGYWVGEEGIRAGLRFYDGRGKPTILYDYLKDYLGIKNDDPDSIIGAIYSSKNKKTLIAGFAPYVVKAAREGDHVAKLILEKASEEIVSSYLAAIRRLKFESVQCKLGITGGFYFGARDILRPILLRKLEEVFGYPVDLREPTTSNAEVAAKVALKASINKSW comes from the coding sequence ATGTTGTTTCTAGGAATTGACGCAGGAGCTACAAAAACTGAGGCAGTAATTATTGATAAAAAAGGAAAAGTTATCGGAATAGGTTATGGTGGCCCAGCAAATCTAAATTCGTCTCCTCTTCACATCGTGAAGAGTTCCCTCTCTAAAGCGATCATAGAAGCATTATCAGAAGAGGACAGGAGAGAGCACGTGAAATCTGCTTGCATATCAATTGCAGGAACGCTCGGTGGGAATACCAAGATACTAAGAGACATTTTAAGCGAAATCTTACCCAATGCAGAGCTCATAATAAGAAGAGATTATGAGATTGCTCATATAGCATGCTTCAATTTTGAACCTGGGATTGTATTTATCGCTGGTACTGGTTCTATCGCATATGGAATTAACGAAAAAGGAGAAACGATTAGAGTTGGAGGATGGGGTCACCTAGTTGGGGATGAAGGAAGTGGGTATTGGGTTGGGGAAGAAGGAATAAGAGCAGGACTAAGATTTTATGATGGAAGAGGAAAGCCCACGATCCTCTATGATTACCTGAAGGATTATCTCGGCATAAAAAATGATGACCCCGATAGTATTATAGGGGCAATATACTCCTCAAAAAACAAGAAAACACTCATTGCAGGATTTGCCCCATATGTCGTTAAAGCTGCAAGAGAAGGAGATCACGTGGCTAAACTAATATTAGAAAAGGCTAGTGAAGAAATTGTCTCATCCTATCTAGCTGCAATACGAAGGCTTAAATTTGAAAGTGTTCAATGTAAACTCGGAATAACAGGAGGATTTTACTTTGGAGCTAGGGATATACTTAGACCCATTCTCCTCCGTAAATTAGAGGAAGTATTTGGATATCCCGTCGATCTAAGAGAGCCAACCACGAGTAACGCGGAGGTCGCGGCAAAAGTCGCTCTAAAAGCTTCAATTAATAAGTCATGGTGA
- a CDS encoding M14 family zinc carboxypeptidase — MANPLFHMISYEDVEKIVRASGWEYKVVGKTPLGRDIFHIKVGNGNVRILIVAGIHGTEPAPVNASLLLLKLLKEEYPMNYNFKTLENVELHIIPLANPDGFQRNYELFKAKDFIPHWSHVWEEARRNANGEDLNRDFMYLRQPETRAIHDVFNKVDPHLVLDLHEFYAKGGCPPKWADETEGFLSTITDTPYNWVNESIRLISEKIAKEIGRALPWKPKMRHFMAEAQEFPVVPNNVLGTHFPFEGAAKVLIETWGVGLANYLMTDRVSVHLHAILTAIEFAEKNPEKFIKMKEDWEKEEIKACREYQGFIIRGNKEELNKVENLLALHGIEMTRKEKDLIFVPMPQKRGKISILLLDRYHWYNQELEKRRRGPFTIDKIFDISVEVSKG, encoded by the coding sequence ATGGCAAATCCCTTGTTTCATATGATTTCATATGAAGACGTTGAAAAGATTGTGAGGGCTTCGGGATGGGAATATAAAGTTGTTGGAAAAACCCCTCTAGGTAGGGATATATTCCATATAAAGGTTGGAAATGGGAATGTAAGGATTCTAATAGTTGCTGGTATTCATGGGACTGAGCCCGCTCCTGTAAATGCCTCCCTGTTGCTATTAAAACTATTAAAGGAAGAATATCCTATGAATTATAACTTCAAAACTCTCGAAAATGTTGAACTTCATATAATCCCACTAGCGAATCCAGATGGCTTTCAAAGGAATTATGAGTTGTTTAAAGCTAAAGATTTCATCCCCCATTGGAGCCATGTATGGGAAGAGGCGAGAAGAAATGCAAACGGTGAAGACTTAAATAGAGATTTTATGTACCTGCGTCAACCCGAAACAAGAGCTATCCATGATGTTTTTAATAAGGTTGATCCTCACCTTGTTTTAGACCTCCATGAGTTTTATGCAAAGGGAGGTTGTCCTCCCAAATGGGCAGATGAGACAGAAGGATTTCTCTCAACAATTACGGACACGCCCTATAACTGGGTAAACGAGAGTATTAGGCTCATCTCAGAAAAAATTGCAAAAGAAATAGGGAGAGCGTTGCCGTGGAAACCAAAAATGAGGCACTTTATGGCCGAGGCTCAGGAATTTCCTGTGGTTCCTAACAATGTTCTAGGCACACATTTCCCATTTGAAGGGGCAGCTAAGGTACTAATAGAGACCTGGGGGGTAGGCTTGGCAAATTATTTAATGACAGATAGAGTTTCAGTTCATCTCCATGCAATTCTTACAGCGATCGAATTTGCAGAGAAAAATCCAGAGAAATTCATCAAAATGAAAGAGGACTGGGAAAAAGAAGAGATTAAAGCATGTAGGGAGTACCAGGGATTCATAATTAGGGGAAATAAAGAGGAGTTAAATAAAGTGGAAAACTTATTAGCTCTACACGGAATTGAAATGACAAGAAAAGAAAAGGACCTTATCTTTGTCCCTATGCCCCAAAAACGGGGAAAGATTAGCATACTCCTTCTTGATAGATACCATTGGTATAATCAGGAGTTAGAAAAAAGGAGGAGAGGACCGTTTACAATTGACAAAATCTTTGACATTAGCGTTGAAGTTTCTAAAGGGTGA
- a CDS encoding SIS domain-containing protein produces the protein MEYWMIKSIRETPKILKDVVKVPIDILEDFKRYKRILFIGCGSSYYSSLAGAYTILRLSSEIKTVAFPASEFILNYSNLSKDSLVFLSSRSGETKEIITAAKIVKQKGGKVIGITCNENSTLTKASDMSYVIHGGEEPNIPATKSFSAITLILQKIAISLLNEIGAIESLEREISKIPKAVKKIIEDEKEFMKISDRILTNKSLFVHLGSGATCIVTLEGALKFRETSYIANEVFPMFEFRHGPIALKVHKDKIATFLVLHKTCKEYEENIRRFILDINDLEPIIITNYSELSESSDNTYLVPWSGSEILSIIPFVIPYQIMAYYLSISLGYDPDNPSGLVRYVSNF, from the coding sequence ATGGAATATTGGATGATTAAGTCAATAAGAGAGACTCCTAAAATTCTAAAAGATGTTGTAAAGGTTCCAATTGACATTCTAGAGGATTTTAAGAGGTACAAGAGAATACTCTTTATTGGATGTGGCAGTTCCTATTACTCATCTTTAGCAGGAGCGTATACAATTCTTAGGTTATCTTCAGAGATAAAGACCGTTGCATTTCCGGCCTCCGAATTCATTCTTAACTATTCAAACCTCTCTAAAGATAGTCTAGTGTTTCTATCATCTCGTTCGGGGGAGACCAAGGAAATCATAACTGCAGCGAAAATCGTGAAACAAAAGGGAGGTAAAGTTATAGGGATTACCTGCAATGAAAACTCCACTTTAACAAAAGCTTCAGATATGTCCTACGTTATACATGGTGGAGAAGAACCAAACATACCCGCAACTAAATCGTTTTCAGCGATAACTTTAATTCTCCAAAAAATTGCGATATCTTTGCTAAATGAGATAGGAGCCATTGAATCTCTTGAAAGAGAGATATCTAAAATTCCAAAAGCAGTAAAAAAGATCATCGAAGATGAAAAAGAGTTTATGAAGATAAGTGATAGGATATTGACAAATAAGAGCTTATTTGTCCACCTTGGCTCTGGAGCAACATGCATAGTAACCCTTGAAGGAGCTTTGAAATTTAGAGAAACATCATATATTGCAAACGAGGTCTTTCCGATGTTTGAATTCAGACATGGGCCAATAGCACTAAAGGTTCATAAGGATAAGATAGCGACTTTCTTAGTTCTTCACAAAACCTGTAAAGAATATGAAGAGAATATAAGGAGGTTTATTCTCGATATTAATGATTTGGAGCCAATAATAATTACAAATTATTCTGAATTATCTGAGTCTAGTGATAACACATATCTAGTTCCATGGTCTGGAAGCGAGATATTAAGCATAATCCCGTTTGTAATCCCTTACCAGATTATGGCTTATTATCTAAGTATTTCCCTTGGGTACGACCCAGATAATCCTAGTGGATTAGTTAGGTATGTCTCTAACTTCTAA
- a CDS encoding ABC transporter permease: MVKKVSKRRDEVIKNLKEVFRFIWNHKMGRLGIIILVLLLIMALFPQLFTKYTPEWTSNEIFEPASWEHPCGLDHQGKDIWTQIVYGTRISLSVGFIAAILTILVGALIGTIAGYYGGVLDDFLMFISDSIMMLPSLLLLLVIASLFSSIWNIWYTIIVIALISWPSTARMVRAQTLQLKHRLYVQAAIALGASNRRIIFKHILPSIIPLLFARAAILIAGFIVTVASLTFLGLGDPNNPDWGYVMYTANKNMMIIVMKGMWQWIIVPGIMISLAVIAFVCIGEALEDYLNPKLRER; encoded by the coding sequence ATGGTAAAAAAGGTTTCTAAAAGAAGAGATGAAGTAATTAAGAATTTAAAGGAGGTATTCAGATTTATATGGAATCACAAAATGGGCAGATTAGGAATTATAATCTTAGTTCTCCTTTTAATAATGGCCCTCTTTCCTCAGCTATTTACTAAATACACGCCAGAATGGACGTCCAATGAGATATTTGAGCCTGCATCATGGGAACACCCATGTGGCTTAGATCATCAGGGAAAAGATATTTGGACTCAAATAGTGTATGGAACAAGAATTTCTCTTAGTGTAGGATTCATTGCGGCAATACTTACAATCCTAGTAGGAGCCCTTATAGGAACTATCGCGGGATATTATGGAGGAGTATTGGATGATTTCTTAATGTTTATCTCAGATTCCATAATGATGCTCCCTAGCCTTTTACTTTTGTTAGTCATAGCATCCCTATTTTCTTCAATATGGAATATTTGGTACACTATTATTGTGATAGCGTTGATATCTTGGCCTTCTACCGCAAGAATGGTTAGGGCTCAAACACTTCAACTTAAGCATAGACTTTATGTTCAAGCTGCCATAGCCCTAGGAGCTAGTAATAGGAGAATAATTTTCAAACACATATTACCAAGCATAATTCCACTCCTCTTTGCTAGGGCAGCAATATTAATAGCGGGATTTATTGTAACGGTAGCCTCTTTAACATTTTTGGGACTAGGGGACCCAAATAACCCTGATTGGGGTTATGTAATGTACACGGCGAATAAGAATATGATGATTATCGTGATGAAAGGAATGTGGCAGTGGATTATAGTTCCTGGAATAATGATATCCCTTGCCGTTATAGCATTTGTCTGTATAGGAGAAGCCCTAGAAGATTACCTAAATCCAAAACTCAGGGAGAGGTGA